The bacterium genome includes a region encoding these proteins:
- the moaA gene encoding GTP 3',8-cyclase MoaA, with amino-acid sequence MSSARLTDSYGRVADDLRISITDRCNFRCIYCMPAEGLKWLNREDILRFEEIARLARIFVENYGVRTIRITGGEPLVRVKVEELVGMINAIDPTLDITMTTNGVLLRQKALALKEAGLKRINISLDTLHMDRFHDIARSDAFGRVMDGIQASREAGLWPIKLNMVVMKGHNDDEVVDFARLARDEGYEVRFIEFMPLDGDGIWTNEQVVPSRRIQEQIEDLFPLLPVADPRPGPATRFRFADGAPGGVGFISSVSQAFCTTCNRIRLTAEGGLRTCLFSLQETPLRDLMRSGVSDEHLRGVIETAVWRKEEGHLINQPGFIKPAKSMSQIGG; translated from the coding sequence ATGAGCTCCGCGAGGCTGACGGACTCGTACGGGCGGGTGGCCGACGACCTGAGGATCTCGATCACCGACCGCTGCAACTTCCGCTGCATCTACTGCATGCCGGCGGAGGGGCTGAAGTGGCTCAACCGCGAGGACATCCTGCGCTTCGAAGAGATCGCCCGGCTCGCACGCATCTTCGTCGAGAACTACGGCGTCCGGACCATCCGGATCACCGGCGGTGAGCCCCTGGTACGCGTGAAGGTCGAGGAGCTGGTCGGGATGATCAACGCCATCGACCCGACGCTCGACATCACCATGACCACCAACGGCGTGCTGCTGCGTCAGAAGGCGCTGGCGCTCAAGGAAGCCGGCCTCAAGCGCATCAACATCTCGCTCGACACGCTGCACATGGACCGCTTCCACGACATCGCGCGAAGCGACGCGTTCGGGCGGGTGATGGACGGCATCCAGGCTTCCCGAGAGGCGGGCCTGTGGCCGATCAAGCTGAACATGGTGGTCATGAAAGGCCACAACGACGACGAGGTCGTCGACTTTGCCCGTCTCGCCCGCGACGAGGGTTACGAGGTCCGGTTCATCGAATTCATGCCGCTGGACGGCGACGGCATCTGGACCAACGAGCAGGTGGTCCCCAGCCGGCGCATCCAGGAGCAGATCGAAGACCTGTTTCCGCTGCTGCCGGTCGCCGATCCGAGGCCTGGACCGGCCACCCGCTTCCGTTTCGCCGACGGCGCGCCGGGCGGGGTCGGCTTCATCTCATCGGTGAGCCAGGCGTTCTGCACCACCTGCAACCGCATCCGCCTGACCGCCGAGGGCGGCCTGCGCACGTGCCTGTTCTCTCTGCAGGAGACGCCGCTGCGCGACCTCATGCGGTCGGGCGTCTCGGACGAGCACCTCCGTGGCGTGATCGAGACCGCCGTCTGGCGCAAGGAGGAGGGCCACCTCATCAACCAGCCCGGCTTCATCAAGCCCGCAAAGTCGATGTCCCAGATCGGGGGTTAG
- the xseA gene encoding exodeoxyribonuclease VII large subunit, which yields MPVLSAGDAAARPHAVGRLGRAPPWRDRDRRLAQGGGPPHQPARLHQARKVDVPDRGLDPLLRPVEAQRPYTVTELANEIRRELRPLTAMLVKGEVSGMKRGGAGHFNFSIQDGVSRLDAVLFADDARRVTTLPEDGQVFVFRGRVDFFGKTGRLSFIVDRVEFDDVGKLRARLEELKRRLEAEGAFAPTRKRRLPFLPQAVALVTSPTGAVIHDLQETILERYPNMSIVVYPVQVQGASAPASVARALRRCNQEALADVIVVARGGGSFEEMYAFNTEVVARAILESRLPVVTALGHTSDRTVADLVGDAECRTPTEAGARVVPKKSDLLTQLRERGRRLDREIGQRVAREAERLAVKKQRMGQLLPALVRQRVERLARAASELARLSPLAQVARREDAMRERGRRLHSAALARLTRSRNALAARRAGDRLDRALAERFAIAGRGLEHRRQQLVALSPDAVLSRGYSITQDAESGAVLRSAAGTAVERRLRIRLGAGRLGARVDEVEP from the coding sequence GTGCCTGTTCTCTCTGCAGGAGACGCCGCTGCGCGACCTCATGCGGTCGGGCGTCTCGGACGAGCACCTCCGTGGCGTGATCGAGACCGCCGTCTGGCGCAAGGAGGAGGGCCACCTCATCAACCAGCCCGGCTTCATCAAGCCCGCAAAGTCGATGTCCCAGATCGGGGGTTAGACCCGCTGCTGCGGCCAGTCGAAGCTCAACGCCCCTACACCGTCACCGAGCTCGCCAACGAGATCCGGCGCGAGCTTCGCCCGCTCACCGCCATGCTGGTGAAGGGCGAGGTCAGCGGTATGAAGCGCGGCGGGGCCGGTCACTTCAACTTCTCCATCCAGGACGGCGTCAGCCGGCTCGACGCCGTCCTGTTCGCCGATGACGCGCGGCGGGTCACGACCCTGCCCGAAGACGGCCAGGTGTTCGTCTTCCGCGGCCGCGTCGATTTCTTCGGCAAGACCGGACGGCTCAGCTTCATCGTCGACCGGGTCGAGTTCGACGACGTCGGCAAGCTCCGCGCGCGGCTCGAGGAGCTGAAGCGCCGGCTCGAGGCCGAGGGCGCGTTCGCCCCGACGCGCAAGCGCCGCCTGCCCTTCCTTCCCCAAGCGGTCGCACTGGTCACCTCGCCCACCGGGGCCGTCATCCACGACCTCCAGGAAACGATCTTGGAGCGCTATCCGAACATGAGCATCGTCGTCTACCCGGTCCAGGTGCAGGGAGCGAGCGCGCCGGCCAGCGTCGCGCGAGCCCTACGGCGGTGCAACCAGGAGGCGCTGGCGGACGTTATCGTGGTGGCCCGTGGTGGCGGCAGCTTTGAGGAGATGTACGCGTTCAACACCGAGGTGGTGGCGCGCGCGATCCTCGAATCGAGGCTGCCGGTGGTCACCGCCCTCGGCCACACGTCCGACCGCACCGTCGCCGACCTCGTCGGTGATGCGGAGTGCCGGACGCCGACCGAAGCCGGCGCGCGCGTCGTGCCCAAGAAGTCGGACCTACTCACCCAGCTCCGCGAGCGGGGGCGCCGGCTGGACCGCGAGATCGGTCAGCGCGTCGCCCGGGAGGCGGAGCGCTTGGCCGTCAAAAAGCAGCGCATGGGGCAGCTCCTGCCCGCGCTCGTGCGCCAGCGGGTGGAGCGGCTGGCGAGGGCGGCCTCGGAGCTGGCTCGCTTGAGCCCGCTGGCGCAGGTCGCGCGGCGTGAGGACGCGATGCGAGAGCGTGGACGGCGACTGCACAGCGCCGCCCTGGCGCGGTTGACGCGAAGTCGCAACGCGCTTGCGGCCCGCCGCGCCGGCGACCGCCTCGACCGGGCGCTTGCCGAGCGCTTCGCCATCGCCGGTCGCGGGCTGGAGCACCGCCGGCAGCAACTGGTCGCCCTGAGCCCTGATGCGGTCCTCTCGCGCGGGTACAGCATCACCCAGGACGCCGAGTCTGGCGCGGTGCTGCGCTCCGCCGCCGGGACCGCAGTCGAGCGCAGGCTCCGCATCCGGCTGGGCGCCGGGCGGCTGGGCGCGCGCGTCGACGAGGTCGAGCCGTGA
- the xseB gene encoding exodeoxyribonuclease VII small subunit, translating into MSQDLSYEQALEKLDEKLKLLEDGDLSLEDALQAVDEARVYLKVCTERLDAARRKIEIRAEPEPFAG; encoded by the coding sequence GTGAGCCAGGACCTGAGCTACGAGCAAGCGCTCGAGAAGCTGGACGAGAAGCTGAAGCTGCTCGAGGACGGAGACCTTTCGCTCGAGGACGCGCTCCAAGCCGTCGACGAAGCTCGGGTCTACCTGAAGGTATGCACCGAGCGCCTCGACGCGGCTCGCCGCAAGATCGAGATCCGAGCCGAGCCCGAACCGTTCGCCGGCTGA
- a CDS encoding cyclic nucleotide-binding domain-containing protein — MQGWVSPDAMSPMLARFLRVRRSELNRTLQVAGFAIVVGWAMYTAFNATQAIFLAKAGPHAYPLFFIVLALAVWPMVALQGIVTRRIGVGRAFRLNLALNSVAALGIYAAYAVGETATVAFTAYVVYSVAFELVMLHFWSFASQHFNLLEGKRIFPVIAAGSSIGYILAGFTTTVVAVYSTEPLMIVWAFGAGAAALISVGLERRLFRPEFIDDADEFLADHEAALKKHGVLAILKGAVRYVTGSRLVLALVLLALVLQVASRVGDYLVAVLFVAATHGNLQSLTILIGNAWLVSYAVQLAVSLFVTPWVLNQLGVKNAIMALPVFTLVGFTAVALSPVLATSLFLFIVRNGLQTGLDDPAESVLGTALPAQVSPKLKLLLENAVLPGAAVLSGAGLLLVQRSGAAGVEVLAVIGIAAGVLFILAALRVRGLYVHAIYERLRTHALSLGDFQQAVGRPSPEQVAELQGFIRGTDDKARQFAAAALGKLSPDVFTAMLPELLAAADPVVRRLALQLAPPDSIAVEQLDAAGRDPDGWVRAAAAVAGATRKERWSRSDEVMGELWRSHASTDRAAAVWAAAFVGAQEMVAEAMRDAEPRVRLEAIRSFAKMKAQVANVSAGVIACLRDGDVEVRREALRQAVRWTPPGGQRQAFAEALAEALASRDRDARRLAAEAMAAQSPDALVLTLPLLRSRDETAAATVEALLRSGRPDLFRQARVHLESHLADALHMARLAARVAAGAPKDEGDVVAGYTLLRIGLDDYVHNAAESGLAAMRALQGKRGFATVERGLRSEESRARIEALETLINFGPGWLAGRLAQLLDPGSFEGGSARPLTHAELKALANHPDKWVRETAEAVAQGLGVHMKELIALKRVPLFSTLSLEQLASIDRLMVTRHYARGESIFRKGDVGAELYVVLEGEIRIHLDHDGREVTVARHGPSTVVGEMSVFDDQPRSASAEASQDSTVRVLRRDRMHAIVHEHPEVLLEFVKNLSHRLRVMNDQLELAKPAQPGAAPTAAD; from the coding sequence GTGCAGGGCTGGGTCAGTCCGGACGCCATGTCGCCGATGCTGGCGAGGTTCCTGCGCGTCCGGCGCAGCGAGCTCAACCGCACGCTCCAGGTCGCCGGCTTCGCGATCGTCGTCGGCTGGGCCATGTACACGGCGTTCAACGCGACCCAGGCGATATTCCTGGCCAAGGCGGGGCCGCACGCCTACCCGCTCTTCTTCATCGTCCTGGCCCTGGCCGTCTGGCCGATGGTCGCGCTGCAGGGAATCGTCACCCGAAGAATCGGCGTCGGCCGCGCATTCCGCCTGAATCTCGCACTCAATTCCGTGGCCGCCCTGGGCATCTATGCCGCATACGCGGTGGGGGAGACCGCGACCGTGGCCTTCACTGCCTACGTCGTCTACTCGGTCGCGTTCGAGCTGGTGATGCTCCATTTCTGGAGCTTCGCGAGCCAGCACTTCAACCTGCTCGAGGGGAAGCGCATCTTCCCGGTGATCGCCGCGGGCTCGAGCATCGGCTACATCCTGGCCGGCTTCACGACCACGGTCGTCGCCGTCTACTCGACCGAGCCGTTGATGATCGTCTGGGCCTTCGGCGCCGGCGCGGCAGCGCTGATCTCCGTCGGCCTCGAGCGGCGCCTGTTTCGCCCGGAGTTCATCGACGACGCCGACGAGTTCCTGGCCGACCACGAGGCTGCCCTCAAGAAGCACGGCGTCCTCGCCATCCTCAAGGGTGCGGTCCGCTATGTGACCGGGAGCAGGCTCGTGCTCGCCCTGGTCCTGCTCGCCCTGGTCCTGCAGGTCGCGAGCCGGGTCGGCGACTACCTGGTCGCCGTGCTCTTCGTCGCCGCGACGCACGGCAACCTGCAGTCGCTGACGATCCTCATCGGCAACGCCTGGCTGGTGAGCTATGCCGTCCAGCTGGCGGTGAGCCTGTTCGTCACCCCGTGGGTCCTCAACCAGCTGGGCGTGAAGAACGCCATCATGGCCCTGCCTGTATTCACCCTTGTCGGATTCACGGCGGTGGCCCTCAGCCCTGTGCTGGCCACCTCGCTCTTCCTGTTCATCGTCCGCAACGGGCTCCAGACCGGACTGGACGACCCGGCCGAAAGCGTGCTCGGCACCGCCCTGCCGGCGCAGGTGAGCCCGAAGCTCAAGTTGCTGCTCGAAAACGCGGTGCTGCCGGGCGCCGCCGTGCTCAGCGGCGCGGGTTTGCTTCTGGTCCAGAGGTCGGGCGCGGCCGGCGTCGAGGTGCTGGCGGTCATCGGCATCGCCGCCGGCGTGCTGTTCATCCTGGCGGCGCTGCGGGTACGGGGCCTGTACGTGCACGCGATCTATGAGCGGCTGCGCACTCACGCCCTGAGCCTTGGCGATTTCCAGCAGGCGGTCGGCCGCCCCAGCCCGGAGCAGGTCGCCGAGCTCCAGGGCTTCATTCGCGGCACCGACGACAAGGCGCGACAGTTTGCGGCGGCCGCGCTGGGCAAGCTCTCGCCCGACGTCTTCACGGCCATGCTGCCCGAGCTGCTGGCGGCGGCCGACCCGGTCGTGCGCCGGCTGGCCTTGCAGCTGGCGCCTCCGGACAGCATCGCCGTGGAGCAGCTCGATGCGGCCGGGCGCGACCCCGACGGTTGGGTCCGGGCGGCTGCCGCCGTCGCGGGGGCCACCCGAAAGGAGCGGTGGTCGCGGTCGGATGAGGTCATGGGCGAGCTCTGGCGCTCCCATGCATCGACCGATCGCGCCGCGGCCGTCTGGGCGGCGGCTTTTGTCGGCGCCCAGGAGATGGTGGCGGAGGCCATGCGGGATGCTGAGCCGCGAGTGCGTTTGGAGGCGATCCGCAGCTTCGCCAAGATGAAGGCACAGGTCGCCAACGTGTCCGCTGGCGTGATCGCCTGCCTCCGGGATGGCGACGTCGAGGTGCGGCGAGAGGCGCTTCGACAGGCCGTCCGCTGGACGCCGCCGGGCGGCCAGCGCCAGGCTTTCGCCGAAGCCCTGGCTGAGGCGCTGGCCAGTCGGGACCGCGACGCCCGACGCCTGGCGGCGGAGGCGATGGCGGCTCAATCGCCCGACGCTCTGGTGCTCACGCTGCCGCTGCTGAGGTCGCGAGACGAGACCGCGGCGGCCACCGTCGAGGCCCTGCTACGCAGCGGGCGCCCAGACCTCTTTCGGCAGGCGCGGGTCCATCTTGAGTCGCACCTGGCGGATGCGCTCCACATGGCGCGGCTGGCGGCGCGGGTGGCGGCGGGCGCGCCCAAGGACGAGGGTGACGTGGTCGCCGGCTACACGCTGCTGCGCATCGGGCTCGACGATTACGTCCACAACGCGGCCGAGTCCGGGCTTGCGGCGATGAGGGCGCTGCAGGGTAAAAGAGGCTTCGCCACGGTCGAACGCGGCCTTCGATCCGAGGAGTCCAGAGCCCGGATAGAGGCGCTGGAAACGCTGATAAACTTCGGCCCGGGCTGGCTCGCCGGGCGGCTGGCGCAGCTGCTGGACCCCGGGTCGTTCGAGGGAGGGTCGGCTCGTCCGCTGACACATGCCGAGCTCAAAGCGCTTGCGAACCATCCCGACAAGTGGGTCCGGGAGACCGCCGAAGCGGTTGCCCAAGGGCTCGGCGTGCACATGAAAGAGCTGATCGCCCTCAAACGCGTGCCGCTCTTCAGCACCCTCAGCCTGGAGCAGCTCGCGAGCATCGACCGCCTCATGGTGACCCGCCACTACGCACGAGGCGAGTCGATCTTTCGGAAGGGCGACGTCGGCGCCGAGCTGTACGTCGTCCTCGAGGGCGAAATTCGAATTCATCTCGACCACGACGGGCGCGAGGTCACCGTCGCGCGCCACGGACCGAGCACCGTGGTGGGCGAAATGTCAGTGTTCGACGATCAGCCGCGCTCTGCCAGCGCCGAGGCGAGCCAGGACAGCACCGTGCGGGTGCTGCGCCGAGATCGAATGCACGCCATCGTCCACGAACACCCGGAGGTGCTGCTGGAGTTCGTCAAGAACCTGAGCCACCGCCTGCGCGTCATGAACGACCAGCTGGAGCTGGCGAAGCCGGCGCAGCCAGGGGCCGCACCCACCGCGGCCGACTGA
- a CDS encoding zinc metalloprotease HtpX (metalloprotease) — MYHQIARNKRNSVVVILGFLAVWLVAGLIVGAIAYGTSGAITGAMVLGLLGVGAALFSYYFGSATVLSAMGAQKADPQRFQQLYNVVQALAIGVGLPMPEVFIINDPSPNAFATGRDPNHAAVTVTTGLLEMMNREELEGVLAHEMSHIRNFDVRLLLVVTTMIGLAALIASMYWNGAWRIRSRDDRAVLVVFAVGIMFTLIAFLVGPLMQLALSRQRESLADVSGVELTRNPVGLINALKKIAQNDKPPERFNHAAAAMCIDNPQEHHGSFFNHLFDTHPPIEERIAALERIASVQQT; from the coding sequence GTGTATCACCAGATCGCCCGCAACAAGCGCAACAGCGTCGTCGTGATCCTCGGGTTTCTCGCGGTCTGGCTGGTGGCCGGCCTGATCGTCGGCGCGATCGCTTACGGGACGAGCGGCGCGATCACGGGCGCCATGGTCCTGGGCCTGCTGGGCGTCGGCGCGGCTCTGTTCTCCTACTACTTCGGGTCGGCGACGGTCCTTTCCGCGATGGGCGCGCAGAAGGCCGATCCGCAGCGGTTCCAGCAGCTCTACAACGTCGTCCAGGCGCTGGCCATCGGCGTCGGCTTACCGATGCCCGAGGTCTTCATCATCAACGACCCGAGTCCCAACGCATTCGCCACCGGGCGCGATCCCAACCACGCCGCGGTGACCGTGACGACCGGGCTGCTCGAGATGATGAACCGCGAGGAGCTGGAGGGCGTGCTCGCGCACGAGATGAGCCACATCAGGAACTTCGACGTCCGCCTGCTGCTGGTGGTCACGACCATGATCGGGCTCGCCGCGCTGATCGCGAGCATGTACTGGAACGGTGCTTGGCGCATCCGCAGCCGTGACGACCGGGCAGTCCTGGTCGTCTTCGCCGTCGGCATCATGTTCACGCTCATCGCCTTCCTCGTCGGGCCCCTCATGCAGCTCGCGCTCTCACGCCAGCGCGAGTCGCTTGCGGACGTGAGTGGGGTCGAGCTCACACGCAACCCGGTCGGCCTCATCAATGCGCTGAAGAAGATCGCGCAAAACGACAAGCCCCCCGAGCGTTTCAACCACGCGGCGGCCGCGATGTGCATCGACAACCCGCAGGAGCACCACGGCAGCTTCTTCAACCACCTGTTCGACACCCACCCTCCCATCGAGGAGCGAATCGCCGCCCTGGAGAGGATCGCGAGCGTCCAGCAGACCTGA
- a CDS encoding glycosyltransferase family 2 protein, whose product MQPGRRWPARAPSPRWRGRRTRRCPRPVRRRTGPSFAGPTGSAGPGPGAGRDPVARRSAQSGRFYSTRAPRPGGDNAFPMPDQAKPIVSALIVSYNAKDLLLRCLQAFFASADVPVEAVVVDNDSSDGSAAAVTDEYPQATVLVQPKNLGYGRAANVGLERCQGRFVLLLNTDVTVDPQCVGRLADFLLTRPDAGAVGPRVLLSDGRFDPDARRAFPLPSTLFYRTVGLSRLFPKSPRFGRHNMGHVPESDVHEMDSGTGACLMLRTAALDRVGFFDPRYFLFGEDIDLCYRLKLGGWKVFYLPAAGAVHHDRPGDAGARRRMSYERHRAMWAYHFKHHAEDVSAFGNGLVWAQIWGRWAAEWVKDSVARGRTRRESS is encoded by the coding sequence ATGCAACCTGGCCGTAGGTGGCCGGCCCGAGCACCCTCCCCGCGATGGCGTGGAAGACGAACCCGCCGATGCCCGCGACCAGTCCGCCGACGAACAGGACCAAGTTTTGCCGGACCAACCGGTTCCGCCGGACCTGGGCCAGGCGCTGGCCGAGACCCAGTCGCGCGCCGGTCTGCACAGTCCGGGAGATTCTACTCGACGCGTGCACCGCGCCCCGGCGGCGATAATGCGTTCCCGATGCCCGATCAGGCGAAGCCCATCGTCTCAGCACTGATAGTCAGCTACAACGCCAAGGACCTTCTTCTCCGGTGTCTGCAGGCTTTCTTCGCGAGTGCGGACGTGCCGGTGGAAGCCGTGGTCGTGGACAACGACTCGTCTGACGGATCGGCCGCGGCGGTCACGGACGAGTATCCGCAGGCGACCGTGCTCGTCCAGCCGAAGAACCTCGGCTACGGGCGGGCCGCGAACGTCGGGCTGGAGCGCTGCCAGGGCCGCTTCGTGCTTCTTCTGAACACCGACGTGACGGTCGACCCGCAGTGCGTCGGCAGGCTCGCGGATTTCCTCCTGACGCGGCCGGACGCTGGGGCTGTGGGTCCGCGGGTCCTGCTCTCTGACGGCCGCTTCGACCCTGACGCACGCCGGGCCTTTCCCCTCCCGAGCACGCTCTTCTACCGGACCGTCGGTCTGAGCCGGCTGTTTCCGAAGAGCCCGCGCTTCGGCCGCCACAACATGGGGCACGTCCCGGAATCGGATGTCCACGAGATGGATTCCGGCACCGGCGCCTGCCTGATGCTGCGGACGGCGGCCTTGGATCGTGTCGGGTTCTTCGATCCGCGCTACTTCCTGTTCGGCGAGGACATCGACCTGTGCTACCGGCTCAAGCTCGGCGGTTGGAAGGTCTTCTACCTGCCGGCCGCCGGCGCCGTCCATCACGACCGCCCGGGCGATGCCGGGGCGCGAAGGCGGATGTCATACGAGCGGCACCGGGCGATGTGGGCTTACCACTTCAAGCACCACGCCGAGGACGTTTCGGCGTTCGGCAACGGGTTGGTCTGGGCGCAGATCTGGGGTCGATGGGCGGCAGAATGGGTAAAAGATTCAGTTGCAAGGGGTAGGACGAGGAGAGAGTCGAGCTAG
- the rpsU gene encoding 30S ribosomal protein S21 → MTGYPWRVVRIVVKDPEEFEQALREFRRKVQEQGLVREMRRRSHYVPPAEARKIKSLRARRRRTR, encoded by the coding sequence CTGACCGGTTATCCTTGGAGGGTTGTGCGTATCGTAGTCAAGGATCCCGAGGAGTTCGAGCAGGCACTTCGGGAGTTCCGCCGCAAGGTGCAGGAGCAGGGGCTCGTGCGCGAGATGCGACGCCGTTCGCACTACGTCCCGCCGGCGGAAGCTCGCAAGATCAAGAGCCTCCGCGCGCGGCGTCGCCGGACCCGCTGA
- a CDS encoding PDZ domain-containing protein: MRHRLATGNKQISQPTPRVLPPFSKFPAASWDTSRAPRYRRPTHMSEMDRESIESGQPSLTAPQPADPPSPLPPAPPAAAPANNSLGHRIASIVVLVAVVAAAGGAGIGWSLARGISPHPPQISLPAPIQAVNPDTGSGAGAQNGSLNAAAIAAKVDPAIVDINTVTVSGEAAGTGMILTSSGEVLTNNHVINGATKIQVTIAGRSGTYAAEVVGVHLSADVALLQIRGVSGLPVVTMARSSSLHVGDKVVALGNALGLGGTPHATQGTITALDQTITAGEGRAASETLTGMIQSDASISQGDSGGPLVNAAGQVIGMITAGDVQGFRSTSSTVAYAVPSDAALASVNKIRSGQSGSGFIIGPVGFLGVQVRDLDGSIAARLGLNVPSGALVVGVQPGSPAAAAGIGQYSVITAVGGAAVISIDTLGTALHAHKPGERLPVTWVDQNGTHTATVTLIAGPAI; the protein is encoded by the coding sequence ATGAGACACCGGCTGGCAACCGGCAATAAGCAAATTTCTCAGCCAACTCCAAGGGTTCTGCCACCGTTCTCAAAGTTTCCGGCCGCATCGTGGGACACATCTCGAGCACCTCGCTACCGGAGGCCAACCCACATGTCGGAAATGGACAGAGAATCGATTGAATCGGGTCAGCCGTCGCTGACCGCGCCGCAGCCGGCGGATCCACCGTCGCCGCTGCCGCCAGCGCCGCCTGCTGCCGCCCCCGCCAACAACTCGTTGGGGCATCGCATCGCGTCGATCGTGGTGCTGGTCGCGGTCGTGGCCGCCGCAGGCGGCGCCGGCATCGGCTGGAGCCTGGCGAGAGGCATCAGCCCGCACCCGCCGCAGATCTCGTTGCCGGCGCCGATCCAGGCCGTCAACCCGGACACCGGGTCCGGAGCCGGTGCCCAGAACGGAAGCCTCAACGCCGCCGCCATCGCCGCCAAGGTGGATCCCGCGATCGTCGACATCAACACCGTCACCGTCTCCGGCGAGGCGGCCGGCACCGGCATGATCCTGACCTCCTCAGGTGAGGTGCTGACCAACAACCACGTCATCAACGGAGCCACCAAGATCCAGGTCACGATCGCGGGTCGTTCTGGAACGTACGCGGCCGAGGTCGTCGGCGTGCATCTGAGCGCGGACGTCGCTCTTCTTCAAATCCGCGGCGTCTCCGGGTTGCCGGTCGTGACGATGGCGCGCTCTTCGAGCCTTCACGTCGGCGACAAGGTCGTCGCCCTTGGCAACGCGCTCGGTCTGGGCGGCACTCCGCACGCCACCCAGGGCACGATCACGGCTCTCGATCAAACCATCACGGCCGGTGAAGGCCGCGCCGCCTCAGAAACCCTGACCGGGATGATCCAGAGCGACGCCAGCATCAGCCAGGGCGATTCAGGCGGCCCGCTCGTCAACGCCGCCGGCCAGGTCATCGGGATGATCACCGCTGGGGACGTGCAGGGTTTCCGGTCGACCAGCTCAACCGTCGCGTACGCGGTCCCGTCGGATGCCGCGCTCGCGAGCGTCAACAAGATTCGCTCGGGTCAATCCGGCTCCGGGTTCATCATCGGTCCCGTCGGTTTCCTGGGAGTCCAGGTCCGCGACTTGGACGGCTCCATCGCCGCGCGGCTCGGCCTGAACGTGCCGTCGGGCGCCCTCGTGGTCGGCGTGCAACCGGGATCACCCGCTGCCGCGGCCGGCATCGGCCAGTACTCCGTCATCACGGCGGTCGGAGGCGCAGCTGTCATCTCGATCGACACGCTTGGCACCGCGCTCCACGCCCACAAGCCGGGCGAGCGCTTGCCTGTGACCTGGGTCGACCAGAATGGCACGCATACCGCGACGGTCACACTGATAGCGGGACCGGCGATCTGA
- a CDS encoding FAD-binding oxidoreductase: MKMLSGLASFRGTLIQPEDGGYHEARRIWNDAIDRRPAVIARCMDTDDAAMALRHALAEGLPVAIRGGGHNVAGSALCDGGVVIDFSALRGVEVEPRARTAWVEPGALWGDFDAATQAHGLAAPAGIVTHTGVAGLTVGGGFGWLSRRWGLTSDNLLSVEMLLADGSRVRAAADEHEELFWAVRGGGGNFGIVTRFEFQLHPLGNMVLAGPLLFTPEQAREALAFYREFISSAPNELAVYVSLRTAPPLDWVPQDLRGTDVLMLIPCYAGEPEHGEEVLRPLRKFGPPAADLVQRKPYLEHQSMFDASVPHHWGYYWKSHYLPSLTDAAVEVMLERAWGKASPASYTLLFHLGGAIAERPEDATAASGRDAVHAININAAWPEGGPQHPDISWCRDYFAALEPHSTGGVYVNFLHNDEGEARVRAAYGPRYERLARIKARYDPDNIFRSNQNIKPADGVA, translated from the coding sequence ATGAAGATGCTCAGCGGTCTCGCAAGCTTCAGAGGCACCCTCATCCAACCGGAGGACGGCGGCTACCACGAGGCGCGGCGGATCTGGAACGACGCCATCGACCGCAGGCCCGCGGTGATCGCGCGGTGCATGGACACGGACGACGCGGCGATGGCGCTCAGACACGCACTTGCCGAGGGGCTGCCGGTCGCGATCCGTGGCGGCGGGCACAACGTCGCCGGTTCGGCCCTGTGCGACGGCGGGGTCGTGATCGACTTTTCGGCGCTCCGAGGGGTGGAGGTGGAGCCTCGTGCGCGAACCGCCTGGGTCGAGCCAGGGGCTCTGTGGGGCGACTTCGATGCCGCCACCCAGGCCCACGGCCTGGCCGCGCCGGCTGGAATCGTCACCCACACGGGCGTGGCGGGGCTGACGGTCGGCGGTGGCTTCGGCTGGCTCAGCCGGCGCTGGGGATTGACGTCCGACAACCTGCTCTCAGTCGAGATGCTGCTCGCCGATGGGAGCCGGGTCCGCGCGGCGGCCGACGAGCACGAGGAGCTCTTCTGGGCAGTGCGCGGCGGCGGCGGGAACTTTGGGATCGTGACCAGATTCGAGTTCCAGCTCCACCCGCTTGGCAACATGGTCCTCGCCGGACCGCTCCTGTTCACTCCTGAGCAGGCGCGCGAAGCGCTCGCTTTCTATCGAGAGTTCATCTCCTCCGCGCCGAACGAGCTGGCCGTTTACGTCAGCCTCCGCACCGCACCACCGCTCGACTGGGTTCCACAGGATTTGCGCGGCACTGACGTCCTGATGCTCATCCCCTGCTATGCCGGTGAGCCGGAGCACGGAGAGGAGGTGCTGCGGCCGCTGCGCAAGTTCGGACCACCCGCGGCCGACCTCGTTCAGCGAAAGCCATACCTCGAGCACCAGTCGATGTTCGACGCCAGCGTCCCGCACCACTGGGGCTACTACTGGAAGTCGCATTACCTGCCTTCGCTGACGGACGCTGCCGTGGAGGTCATGTTGGAGCGGGCATGGGGCAAGGCCTCACCGGCCTCGTACACCCTCCTGTTCCACCTCGGAGGTGCCATCGCCGAGCGGCCGGAGGACGCCACCGCCGCGAGCGGCCGCGACGCCGTGCACGCGATCAACATCAACGCCGCATGGCCGGAGGGAGGGCCTCAGCATCCCGACATCAGCTGGTGCCGCGACTACTTTGCCGCCCTGGAGCCGCACTCGACCGGCGGTGTGTACGTGAACTTCCTCCACAACGACGAAGGCGAGGCTCGCGTGCGCGCCGCCTATGGTCCGCGCTACGAACGGCTGGCCCGGATCAAGGCGCGGTACGACCCGGACAACATCTTTCGATCCAACCAGAACATCAAACCGGCGGATGGAGTCGCGTGA